In Streptomyces sp. SN-593, a single genomic region encodes these proteins:
- a CDS encoding 3-isopropylmalate dehydrogenase, translating to MSRSINLAVIPGDGIGQEVVAEGLKVLAAALPQETKLETKEYDFGAKRYHATGQTLTDADLAELKAHDAILLGAIGDPSVPSGVLERGFLLKLRFAFDHFVNLRPSKLLPGVGTPLAGSPDIDFVVVREGTEGPYTGNGGAIRTGTPAEVATEVSLNTAYGIERVVRDAYARAQARPRKKLTLVHKNNVLVHAGGLWTRIFQEVGREYPEVTTDYLHVDATMIFLVTQPERFDVIVTDNLFGDIVTDLAAAVSGGIGVAASGNINPSGEFPSMFEPVHGSAPDIAGQSKADPTATVLSVALLLRHLGYDAEADRIDAAVRTDLAERAGGPARSTVEIGDALAARVAG from the coding sequence ATGTCTCGCAGCATCAACCTCGCAGTGATCCCCGGCGACGGAATCGGTCAGGAAGTCGTCGCCGAGGGTCTCAAAGTCCTCGCCGCGGCCCTCCCGCAGGAAACCAAGCTGGAGACGAAGGAGTACGACTTCGGCGCCAAGCGGTACCACGCCACCGGTCAGACCCTCACCGACGCGGACCTCGCGGAGCTCAAGGCCCACGACGCGATCCTGCTCGGTGCGATCGGCGACCCGTCCGTGCCGTCCGGTGTGCTGGAGCGCGGCTTCCTGCTGAAGCTGCGGTTCGCCTTCGACCACTTCGTCAACCTCCGGCCCAGCAAGCTGCTCCCGGGTGTGGGCACCCCGCTCGCGGGCAGCCCCGACATCGACTTCGTGGTGGTCCGCGAGGGCACCGAGGGCCCCTACACCGGCAACGGCGGCGCGATCAGGACCGGCACCCCGGCCGAGGTCGCCACCGAGGTGAGCCTCAACACCGCCTACGGCATCGAGCGCGTGGTGCGCGACGCGTACGCCCGCGCCCAGGCCCGACCGCGCAAGAAGCTCACGCTGGTGCACAAGAACAACGTGCTGGTGCACGCCGGCGGCCTGTGGACCCGGATCTTCCAGGAGGTCGGCCGGGAGTACCCCGAGGTCACCACCGACTACCTGCACGTCGACGCCACGATGATCTTCCTGGTGACGCAGCCCGAGCGGTTCGACGTGATCGTCACCGACAACCTGTTCGGCGACATCGTCACCGACCTCGCCGCCGCCGTCTCCGGCGGCATCGGCGTGGCCGCGAGCGGCAACATCAACCCCAGCGGCGAGTTCCCCTCGATGTTCGAGCCCGTGCACGGCTCGGCCCCGGACATCGCCGGCCAGTCCAAGGCCGACCCGACCGCGACGGTGCTGTCCGTCGCGCTGTTGCTGCGGCACCTCGGCTACGACGCGGAGGCCGACCGGATCGACGCCGCCGTCCGGACCGACCTCGCCGAGCGCGCCGGCGGCCCGGCCCGCTCCACGGTCGAGATCGGCGACGCGCTGGCGGCACGGGTGGCCGGCTGA
- a CDS encoding branched-chain amino acid aminotransferase, translated as MTTPTIELKPSSHPLSAAERGAILADPGFGRYFTDHMVTIKWTDGRGWHDAQLVPYAPLSIDPANMTLHYAQTIFEGLKAYRQPDGGVATFRPEANARRFQASSRRLAMPELPVETFVEACDVLVRQDKEWVPTEGEASLYLRPFMIATEVGLGVRPAREYLFLVIASPAGAYFSGGVQPVSVWLSEEYVRAAPGGTGAAKTGGNYAASLVAQAQAIEHGCDQVVWLDATERRWIEEMGGMNLYFVYGNRIVTPSLTGSLLPGITRDSLLTIAADLGYEVGEGRISVEDWKRGNEDGTLTEVFACGTAAVITPVGSIKSTRANWTVGDGGPGEVTLRLRSALLDIQTGQAPDPHGWMHPLGA; from the coding sequence ATGACGACGCCCACGATCGAGCTGAAACCCTCCTCGCACCCGCTGTCCGCGGCCGAGCGCGGGGCGATCCTCGCCGACCCCGGTTTCGGGCGGTACTTCACCGACCACATGGTCACCATCAAGTGGACCGACGGCCGCGGCTGGCACGACGCGCAGCTCGTCCCGTACGCACCGCTGTCGATCGACCCGGCGAACATGACGCTGCACTACGCGCAGACGATCTTCGAGGGGCTCAAGGCGTACCGCCAGCCCGACGGCGGGGTGGCCACCTTCCGGCCCGAGGCCAACGCCCGGCGCTTCCAGGCGTCCTCGCGGCGGCTGGCGATGCCCGAACTGCCGGTGGAGACCTTCGTCGAGGCGTGCGACGTGCTGGTCCGCCAGGACAAGGAGTGGGTGCCCACCGAGGGCGAGGCGTCCCTCTACCTGCGGCCCTTCATGATCGCCACCGAGGTCGGCCTCGGTGTCCGCCCCGCCCGCGAGTACCTCTTCCTGGTCATCGCCTCCCCGGCCGGCGCCTACTTCTCCGGCGGCGTCCAGCCGGTCTCGGTCTGGCTGTCCGAGGAGTACGTGCGGGCGGCCCCCGGCGGCACCGGCGCGGCCAAGACCGGCGGCAACTACGCGGCGTCCCTGGTCGCCCAGGCGCAGGCCATCGAGCACGGCTGCGACCAGGTGGTCTGGCTCGACGCGACCGAGCGCCGCTGGATCGAGGAGATGGGGGGCATGAACCTGTACTTCGTCTACGGCAACCGCATCGTCACCCCCTCGCTCACCGGCTCGCTGCTCCCCGGCATCACCCGCGACTCGCTGCTGACGATCGCCGCCGACCTCGGCTACGAGGTCGGCGAGGGCCGGATCAGCGTGGAGGACTGGAAGCGGGGTAACGAGGACGGCACCCTCACCGAGGTGTTCGCCTGCGGCACCGCGGCCGTGATCACCCCGGTCGGCTCGATCAAGTCCACCCGGGCGAACTGGACGGTGGGCGACGGCGGGCCGGGCGAGGTCACCCTGCGGCTGCGCTCGGCGCTGCTCGACATCCAGACCGGCCAGGCGCCCGACCCGCACGGCTGGATGCACCCGCTCGGCGCGTAG